A genomic stretch from Pelodiscus sinensis isolate JC-2024 chromosome 23, ASM4963464v1, whole genome shotgun sequence includes:
- the B3GALT6 gene encoding beta-1,3-galactosyltransferase 6, with protein sequence MKLLRLLCRHKTALGLGGLVLFAVVLLYLAKCTSESLRPLPGRGLPHHQLLRPPHGGAGAGPPPPAAPPPPEETAFLAVLVASGPKYTERRSIIRSTWLSGAGRPPQDDIWCRFVIGTGGLTGEELHSLELEQSRHRDLLLLPELRDSYENLTAKVLAMYVWLDLHLDFRFVLKADDDTFVRLDVLVEELRAKEPRRLYWGFFSGRGRVKSGGKWKESTWLLCDYYLPYALGGGYVLSADLVHYLQLSQDYFNMWQSEDVSLGAWLAPVDVKRVHDPRFDTEYKSRGCNNKYIVTHKQSIEDMLEKHQTLAKEGKLCKEEVKLRLSYMYDWGVPPSQCCQRKDGIP encoded by the coding sequence ATGAAGCTGCTGCGACTCCTGTGCCGCCACAAGACGGCGCTGggcctggggggcctggtgctcTTCGCTGTGGTTCTGCTCTATCTGGCCAAGTGCACCTCTGAGAGCCTCAGGCCCTTGCCGGGGAGGGGCCTGCCCCACCACCAGCTCCTGCGGCCGCCCCATGGCGGAGCAGGTGCTGGGCCACCCCCACCGGCAGCCCCACCACCCCCGGAGGAGACGGCTTTTCTGGCCGTCCTCGTTGCCAGCGGCCCCAAGTACACGGAACGCCGCAGCATCATCCGCAGCACCTGGCTCTCTGGGGCGGGCCGGCCCCCTCAGGATGACATCTGGTGTCGTTTTGTGATAGGCACGGGTGGTCTAACTGGGGAGGAGCTTCACAGCTTAGAGTTGGAGCAGAGCCGTCACCGGGACTTGCTGTTGCTGCCCGAGCTTCGTGACTCATATGAGAACCTGACTGCCAAGGTCCTGGCAATGTATGTCTGGCTTGATCTGCACTTGGACTTCCGATTTGTCCTCAAGGCAGATGATGACACCTTTGTACGTCTGGATGTACTTGTGGAAGAGCTAAGGGCCAAAGAGCCACGTCGTCTTTACTGGGGCTTCTTTTCTGGTCGTGGCCGAGTGAAGTCAGGTGGCAAGTGGAAAGAGAGCACTTGGCTTCTATGTGACTACTACTTGCCTTACGCTCTGGGTGGTGGCTATGTACTCTCTGCAGATCTGGTGCATTATCTGCAACTCAGCCAAGACTATTTCAACATGTGGCAGAGTGAGGATGTCTCTTTGGGTGCTTGGTTGGCTCCTGTGGATGTGAAGAGGGTGCATGACCCACGTTTTGACACTGAATATAAGTCACGGGGCTGCAACAATAAGTATATCGTCACTCACAAGCAGAGCATTGAGGACATGTTAGAAAAGCATCAGACTTTGGCCAAAGAAGGGAAGCTCTGCAAGGAGGAGGTTAAGCTCAGGCTGTCTTACATGTATGACTGGGGAGTGCCTCCTTCACAGTGCTGCCAAAGGAAAGATGGCATCCCCTGA